In Armatimonadota bacterium, the genomic stretch AGGAGTTGACATGGTAATAATTGTCGCTTGCTCCACCAGGGCCGCCACCTGTCACCGAGCGATCTGGTCCGCCGGACCAGCCTTCCGTCAGTCCGGATGTGAAGGTATCGACATCAAACATTGTGATGGCCTGTGCACCAAGGCTAGCGCAAGCTGTAGCCAAGACCAGCGAGGACTTTAGTACAAACAATTTCATGTGTCTGACGTTATTATGCGACGAATTTCATGCCAATCCAAATCGGATGCAGAAACCTGTCAAAAATACGGTTATCGCAAGGCCGTATACTTGCCGTGAACAATGAAGATTTTGGTGATCGGCAAAGGTGGAAGGGAACACGCACTAGCCTGGAAATTGGCCCAAGAAGCCGAAGTTTGGGTGACGCCCGGCAATCCCCTGATCAGCAAAGAGATTCCCTGTTTTGATGTCAAGGAAACCGATTTTGCGGGACTGATCGCCCTTTGTGGGAGATTGCAGCCAGACCTCATTGTTGTTGGCCCGGAAGACCCTCTCGTCAACGGTCTCGCCGATTTTCTGACCAAAGATGGATTCAATGTGTTTGGCCCCCGGCAAGGTGGCGCGTCGTTGGAAGGAAGTAAGGCCTTTTCGAAGCAAGTGATGATCGAAGCAGGAGTTCCAACCGGCGAATCTGGCACTTTTCGCGACGCTGAACTCGCGGCTGACTACGCACGAGCGAGATTCGATGCTGGAAAGCAGGTCGTCGTCAAGGCATCCGGAAATGCCCTGGGAAAGGGTGTGTTCGTCTGTTCGACCCTCGATGAAGCCGAAGATGCCATTGGCGCGATGTTGGTCGAGAGAGCCTTCGGTGAGGCCGGCGATGAAATTGTGATTGAAGATCGCCTCATCGGACGAGAATTTTCTCTGTTGACCGTCGTTGGCGATCATGGATTCTTTAGCCTGCCGGTGGCTCAGGACTACAAGCGCGCGCTGGACAACGACCGAGGCCCAAACACGGGTGGAATGGGCACCTATTCGCCTTGCGATTGGGCTCAGCCGTACGTGGAGCAAGTAGAACAATCCATCGTGGCGCCAACGGTCAATTGGCTGAAATCACGAGGAGTGGAATACCGCGGAGTACTGTTCTCTGGCATCATGGTCCAAGACGGCCAGCCATATTGCCTCGAATTCAACGTCCGATTTGGTGACCCTGAAACCCAGTCTGTTCTCCGCCGAATTGGGCCTGGATTTGCGAATCTACTGCTCGAATCGGCAACTGGTAAGCCTCTAACTTCGGTGCCGATCTTGCAAAACGCGGCGGTCTCTGTGGTCCTCGCCAGTCAAGGCTATCCTGGCAGAATCGCAAAGGGCAAGCCGATCACGATCGACAAAATGCCAGAGGGGGTGAAGGTTTTTGGGTCCGGAATCGGAGACCAGAATGGTCAACTCGTGACTGATGGAGGCCGTGTGATCACTATTTCCGCCGAAGCCAAAACAGTCGAGGAAGCGCGAAAACTCGCCTATCTCGCCGCTGAAAGTATTGACTTCGAAGGAAAGCAGTTCCGCTCGGATATTGCCGCAATTTAAAGCTGCGCATCGAACTGCACGGTGCCGTCCAGACTCAAAATCTGCCGACGCACCAATGCGCCCATCGGTGTGAGCCACTGGCGAGTGCGATTGTTCGTCGGCACGTCGAGTGTCTCGGTGAGAAACAGCTCGCCCTCCTTTCCAACAAAACGCGTCAACCGCTTTGATCGCCCTGAGGTGAGAACATCGGGCTGATAATACAGAACTTCATCACCCAGAATCGGCTGACTAGTGATCCACCAAACCGCAGAAGCTTCCAGGATGTCTTCGCGCTGAAACCCTTCAAAGATCGCGCTCGCCGATTCGCCATTGAACGTGATGCGAGTGCCCAGCCAATTGCATTCCATTGTCTTGTCGCCGGTCGAATGGATCATAAGCATGCCATCAGGCGAATAGAGCTTCTCATGGCTCGTGACCGTTGAGCCGATCTGCAGCCGCTCGTTGACTTCGATCAACCCACCCAAGCCGAGCGTCGTGACCCGTTCAAGAGTGCCCTT encodes the following:
- the purD gene encoding phosphoribosylamine--glycine ligase — protein: MKILVIGKGGREHALAWKLAQEAEVWVTPGNPLISKEIPCFDVKETDFAGLIALCGRLQPDLIVVGPEDPLVNGLADFLTKDGFNVFGPRQGGASLEGSKAFSKQVMIEAGVPTGESGTFRDAELAADYARARFDAGKQVVVKASGNALGKGVFVCSTLDEAEDAIGAMLVERAFGEAGDEIVIEDRLIGREFSLLTVVGDHGFFSLPVAQDYKRALDNDRGPNTGGMGTYSPCDWAQPYVEQVEQSIVAPTVNWLKSRGVEYRGVLFSGIMVQDGQPYCLEFNVRFGDPETQSVLRRIGPGFANLLLESATGKPLTSVPILQNAAVSVVLASQGYPGRIAKGKPITIDKMPEGVKVFGSGIGDQNGQLVTDGGRVITISAEAKTVEEARKLAYLAAESIDFEGKQFRSDIAAI